The following are encoded together in the Strongyloides ratti genome assembly S_ratti_ED321, chromosome : 2 genome:
- a CDS encoding Astacin-like metalloendopeptidase: MILINILILLINNHLIRAFENLIYENDFFIQRNKRVALRNLNFRWNETKIYYVIDSKLGHSFELHRAISEIAYKSCLKFEKLQNNEFNINKTGLYFRSGQESDNLFGRRLKTNYYQNITINIKNATPLNFIRWILYALGIDFKHNRPDADDYIIIHRKNINDSFLKHVKQKTRKFVNTYGLKYDFESVMALNEFEYAKNNKKKTFEVIDFKNKKKNITNHFLSQTDILILNKYYCEDKCNPMYQCLNKGVPDYDSCNKCICQFTHTGRYCQHPTYLRTKYCQDLDLKADKNYKEFTLDLSSNCSISITSSPETSIMIEYTFFGNNQGNEYTCNTKTGYIEIRYERNKYHEGLILCSYIINGGFLTEDNYGLLFFRGIKSGQHVKIKYKEISSDKIIPPSADRTKK; encoded by the exons atgatattaatcaacatattaattttattaattaataatcatCTAATAAGAGCTTTTGAG aatttaatatatgaaaatgatttttttattcaaagaaataaaagagttgctttaagaaatttaaattttagatggaatgaaacaaaaatatattatgtgATTGATTCTAAACTTGGTCATTCTTTTGAATTACATAGAGCTATTAGTGAAATTGCATATAAATCATGtcttaaatttgaaaaactTCAAAACaatgaatttaatattaataaaacagGTTTATATTTTCGTTCAGGACAAGAAAGTGATAATCTTTTTGGAAGAAGacttaaaacaaattattatcaaaatattacaataaatataaaaaatgcaACTCCacttaattttataagatGGATATTATATGCTCTTGGTATTGATTTTAAACATAATAGACCAGATGCAGatgattatataattattcatagaaaaaatattaatgatagtTTTCTTAAACATGTAAAACAAAAAACTAGAAAATTTGTAAATACATATGgattaaaatatgattttgAATCTGTTATGGCATTAAATGAATTTGAATatgcaaaaaataataaaaaaaaaacttttgaagtaattgatttcaaaaataaaaaaaaaaatattacaaatcaTTTTCTTTCACAAActgatatattaattttaaataaatattattgtgaAGATAAATGTAATCCAATGTATCAATGTTTAAATAAAGGTGTTCCAGATTATGATTCAtgtaataaatgtatatgtCAATTTACTCATACTGGAAGATATTGTCAACATCCTACATATCTTAGAACAAAATATTGTCAAGATTTAGATTTAAAAgcagataaaaattataaagaatttACATTAGATTTAAGTTCTAATTGTTCAATTAGTATAACATCATCACCTGAAACATCAATTATGATtgaatatacattttttggTAATAATCAAGGAAATGAATATACTTGTAATACAAAAACTGGTTATATTGAAATTAGATatgaaagaaataaatatcatGAAGGACTTATTTTATGtagttatattataaatggaGGATTTTTAACAGAAGATAATTAtggtttattattttttcgtGGAATAAAATCAGGACAACATgtcaaaattaaatataaagaaataagtagtgataaaataatacctCCATCAGCAGAtagaacaaaaaaataa
- a CDS encoding Astacin-like metalloendopeptidase codes for MILINILTLLIYNYLIKATKIIDYENNFLIQRNKRAIHKNSDYTWQQYKIYYKVDPTITDQSNIHFALEEISSLSCFTFERLLRNDSTDNRKQGLYFRVHDNYGTHLGRKLNFGRFQNISLNAAQSPAFTVMRWVLYALGMDFEHNRPDRNDYLIINKDNIQKQFHKYLRRNKKKRMETFGLNYDYNSIMSLGEFDMGIDQSKKTFERIQKVDYRLNKNNEHLSENDVYLLNKNYCLRHCENRLYCFNGGIQSHRNCYACLCPKYFKGKYCQMFIFNTISKCPLLDFEAKAEYDQITIHLINQCTYSLTSKPGTIIEMNYEFYEVKERKEYLSDEHNIGYIEILFEEDKSSKGIVLSNSKAKGRLYSEDNYIMIMANGSLPNKIVVVRYRQIPRNTRTDDLETKT; via the exons atgatattaatcaacatattaactttattaatttataattatctaATAAAAGCAACTAAG aTAATagattatgaaaataattttttaattcaaagaAATAAAAGAGCTATACACAAGAATTCAGATTACACCTGGcaacaatataaaatatattataaagtaGATCCTACAATAACAGATCAATCAAATATACACTTTGCCTTAGAAGAAATTTCATCATTGTCATGTTTTACATTTGAAAGATTATTAAGAAATGATAGTACTGATAATAGAAAACAAGGTTTATATTTTCGTGTGCATGATAACTATGGAACTCATTTAGgaagaaaattaaattttggccgatttcaaaatatttctttaaatgcAGCACAGTCACCTGCTTTTACTGTTATGAGATGGGTATTATATGCTCTTGGTATGGATTTTGAGCATAACAGACCTGATAGAAATGATTACCTTATTATTAACAAGGATAACATACAAAAGCAATTTCATAAATACTTAAgaagaaacaaaaaaaaaagaatggaAACATTTGGCTTAAACTATGACTATAATTCTATTATGTCACTAGGTGAATTTGACATGGGAATAGATCAAtcaaaaaaaacttttgaaaGAATACAAAAAGTAGATTAtcgtttaaataaaaataacgaACATCTTTCGGAAAATGATGTTTaccttttaaataaaaattattgtttaagACATTGTGAAAACAGATTGTATTGTTTTAATGGTGGAATTCAAAGTCATAGAAATTGTTATGCATGTCTATGTCCAAAATACTTTAAAGGAAAATATTGccaaatgtttatatttaacaCAATCTCAAAATGTCCACTTCTTGATTTTGAAGCAAAAGCTGAATATGATCAAATAACcattcatttaataaatcaatGTACATATAGTTTAACATCAAAACCAGGAACAATAATTGAAATGAACTATGAATTCTATGAAGTTAAAGAGagaaaagaatatttatcgGATGAACATAATATTGGttatattgaaattttatttgaagaaGATAAATCAAGCAAAGGAATTGTCTTAAGTAATTCAAAAGCGAAAGGACGACTTTATTCCGAggataattatattatgatAATGGCAAATGGTAGTCTACCAAATAAAATAGTTGTAGTTAGATATCGACAAATTCCACGTAACACTAGAACTGATGATTTAGAGACTAAGACATAG
- a CDS encoding GPCR, rhodopsin-like, 7TM domain-containing protein has translation MMIAHRKYISMIFCTVIYIVLLLPNGIELYDSSLVSKNLIDGDIFSQTYTFSYKFIFFVFVWPQIISPFVTFFFIFEIIRKVRNRCGQSITLSSTDKMTKNVTISLIICSIPPIVASLLTFLLHFLFFFKIAHVSRSLWNISEILLSFIGGSNPIFLVCFMKPFRLAILDFVNPNMVHHLQTKKTCNKINGFTTIKKIVVVDKNECEKLEG, from the coding sequence ATGATGATTGCtcatagaaaatatatttcaatgaTATTTTGTACagtaatatatattgttttattgtTACCAAATGGTATTGAATTGTATGACTCAAGTTTAGtctcaaaaaatttaattgatgGTGATATTTTTTCTCAAACTTATacattttcatataaatttattttttttgtttttgtatGGCCACAAATAATTTCCCCATTTGtaacattcttttttatttttgaaattataaGAAAAGTAAGAAATAGATGTGGTCAAAGTATTACATTATCAAGTACAGataaaatgacaaaaaatgtaactatttcattaataatatgttCTATACCACCAATAGTTGCCTCATTATTAACATTTCTACttcattttttgtttttttttaaaatagctCATGTTTCACGTTCATTATGGAATATCtctgaaatattattatcatttattggTGGATCAAATCCAATATTTTTGGTTTGTTTTATGAAACCATTTCGTCTTGCTATTCTTGATTTTGTCAATCCAAATATGGTTCATCATttacaaacaaaaaaaacatgtaacaaaataaatggttttacaactattaaaaaaattgtggttgtagataaaaatgaatgtGAAAAATTGGAaggataa
- a CDS encoding Astacin-like metalloendopeptidase, translating to MRKNILIIFLLITFFTIFISTAENNSKIPAEDRGNFEITKYIQSFLGKIYSFVFGGQKKNDENKTNNVNNRSLENNNLFEGDIMLTEEQADDIVDKVVEKGAEDGIDISKVLENETDVRLKRKLVASRSNWQFPIQFWVRNNNGKVIRNAIKKIEQKTCITFEEIFWQPFGKPGLQFINGPACYSFVGKIYNDKFQDVSIPAGCDTLGKVQHEIMHALGSEHEQCRTDRDKYLTIIPENVKRGMMVNYDKIQANDSKTFGIKYEYGSNMHYRARAFGINDMITMLPKDGLYNKTIGHLGGLTFLDTKLLNLQYCSHICKDNMKCYNGGYQNPKRCGYCKCVRGYGGRKCTKIQENINKCGQQLYFVNSTQQNINVIGESKCLYHLKANYGKKIKIDVTYLFGFLLNERYTCDKKDAVEIKYYKDKTLTGALICQTMGNVSIVTENNHAIIHVRSAEDFNKINMTFSLY from the exons atgaggaaaaatattttaattatttttctactgataactttttttacaatatttatatcg acGGCTGAgaataattcaaaaattcCAGCTGAAGATAGAGGAAACTTtgaaattacaaaatatattcaaaGTTTCTTAGgcaaaatttattcattcGTATTTGGaggacaaaaaaaaaacgatgaaaataaaaccaataatgtaaataatagATCGTTAGAAAATAACAATTTGTTTGAAGGTGACATAATGCTTACCGAAGAACAAGCTGATGATATTGTTGATAAGGTTGTTGAAAAAGGAGCTGAAGATGGAATTGATATTTCTAAAGTATTAGAAAATGAAACTGATGTTAGactaaaaagaaaattagtTGCTAGTAGAAGTAATTGGCAATTTCCAATTCAATTTTGGgtaagaaataataatggAAAAGTAATCCGTAatgcaataaaaaaaattgaacaaAAAACATGTATTACAtttgaagaaattttttgGCAACCATTTGGTAAACCAGGattacaatttattaatgGACCCGCATGTTATAGTTTTGTgggaaaaatttataatgacAAATTTCAAGATGTAAGTATTCCAGCAGGATGTGATACACTTGGAAAAGTTCAACACGAAATTATGCATGCTTTAGGATCAGAACATGAACAATGTAGAACTGATagagataaatatttaacaattatacCAGAAAATGTAAAACGTGGAATGATGgttaattatgataaaattcaAGCTAATGATAGCAAAACATTTGgtataaaatatgaatatgGATCAAATATGCATTATCGTGCACGTGCTTTTGGTATAAATGATATGATAACTATGTTACCTAAAGATGgtctttataataaaacaataggTCATTTAGGTGGGCTTACTTTTCTTgatacaaaattattaaatcttCAATATTGTTCACATATTTGTAAAGATAATATGAAATGTTATAATGGTGGATATCAAAATCCTAAAAGATGTGGTTATTGTAAATGTGTTAGAGGTTATGGAGGAAGAAAATGTACTAAGATtcaagaaaatataaataaatgtggacaacaattatattttgtaaattcaactcaacaaaatataaatgttatagGTGAAAGCAAATgtctttatcatttaaaagctaattatggtaaaaaaattaaaatagatGTTACATACTTGTTtggatttttattaaacGAGAGATATACTTGTGATAAAAAAGATGCTgttgaaataaaatactatAAAGATAAAACATTAACTGGAGCTTTAATTTGTCAAACTATGGGCAATGTTTCTATTGTAACTGAAAATAATCATGCTATTATTCATGTTAGAAGTGCAGAAGATTTTAACAAGATAAATATGACTTTTTcactttattaa